A region from the Chthoniobacterales bacterium genome encodes:
- a CDS encoding MBL fold metallo-hydrolase, with the protein MQISLEDAYTDVIAKAQRGLGLADSQLAEQSGIALAELKNLKSGHVDPAVLQAIAPVLHLSLSALIQLAEGNYQPDVSLPDGLAVFNTPYEDYTVNSYLVWDPATRDAIVFDTGSDATELLHTIVSNGLKVRSILLTHTHGDHVFDLDRVVEKTGAPVFTNIREPLEDAAPFSEGATFECGSLRIGTLLTHGHSPGGTTFVVSGLEKPIAIVGDSLFAGSMGGSTAWELALTNNREKILTLPPETIICPGHGPLTTVEFELNHNPFYAPR; encoded by the coding sequence ATGCAGATTTCACTGGAAGACGCCTACACCGATGTCATCGCCAAGGCCCAGCGCGGCCTCGGCCTGGCCGACAGTCAGCTCGCGGAACAATCCGGAATCGCTCTCGCAGAACTCAAAAATCTCAAGTCCGGCCACGTCGATCCAGCCGTCCTGCAAGCCATCGCACCCGTGTTGCATTTGAGTTTGAGTGCACTCATCCAGCTCGCGGAGGGAAACTACCAGCCCGATGTTAGTCTGCCCGATGGGCTCGCCGTTTTCAACACGCCCTACGAGGATTACACGGTGAATTCCTATCTCGTCTGGGATCCGGCCACACGCGATGCCATCGTCTTCGACACCGGTTCCGACGCCACGGAACTCCTCCACACCATCGTGTCCAATGGACTCAAAGTCCGCTCTATTTTACTAACCCACACGCACGGCGATCACGTCTTCGACCTGGACCGCGTTGTGGAAAAGACTGGCGCTCCCGTCTTTACTAACATTCGCGAACCACTGGAAGATGCAGCCCCTTTTTCCGAGGGAGCGACATTCGAATGCGGCTCGCTGCGTATTGGCACTTTGCTAACCCATGGACACTCCCCGGGCGGCACGACATTTGTCGTTTCTGGTTTGGAGAAACCCATCGCCATCGTCGGGGATTCCCTTTTCGCCGGCTCCATGGGCGGATCAACCGCCTGGGAATTGGCGCTGACTAACAATCGCGAAAAGATTCTCACTCTTCCCCCAGAAACCATCATTTGCCCCGGTCACGGCCCGCTCACCACAGTCGAGTTCGAGTTGAATCACAATCCCTTCTACGCGCCGCGATGA
- the hemW gene encoding radical SAM family heme chaperone HemW, which translates to MIRHLYVHIPFCPKVCPYCSFYKEASDRNKTQRFLDAVLSELNAAQKTHQLQPETIFFGGGTPTALSTPQLSYLLEGLRERLDITHLHEWTLEMNPATVSLEKAARLRELGVNRVSMGVQAWDEATLKALGRVHSAEQALRSYHILREAGFSNINLDLIFGTPGQSQEVWFDNLKKTIELEPNHISAYCLTYEEDTEFFRRFQSGELQQDENADADLYEGSIAMLEAAGYVQYETSNYARPGFECEHNLAYWLGYDYLGLGPSAFSTVGSARWKNLPDTTAYCQLIESCGEAKSFHESVTPEIRHSELVAFGLRTNRGVSMLGLPLPQIARLTADGFLTQMEDRVFLTKQGRLVADSVAELLI; encoded by the coding sequence ATGATCCGCCATCTCTATGTGCACATCCCGTTTTGCCCGAAGGTTTGTCCGTATTGTTCCTTCTACAAGGAGGCCTCGGATCGCAACAAGACGCAGCGTTTCCTAGACGCGGTTCTATCCGAGTTAAATGCCGCTCAGAAGACACACCAGCTTCAACCTGAGACAATCTTTTTCGGCGGCGGCACTCCCACGGCGCTGAGCACACCGCAACTCAGCTATTTGTTGGAAGGTCTCCGCGAGCGGCTAGATATCACGCATCTCCACGAATGGACTCTGGAGATGAATCCAGCCACGGTTTCCCTCGAGAAAGCGGCGCGGCTGCGGGAGCTGGGAGTCAATCGCGTGAGCATGGGCGTGCAGGCCTGGGACGAGGCGACTTTGAAAGCATTGGGCCGCGTCCATTCGGCGGAACAAGCCTTGCGCTCGTATCACATCTTGCGCGAGGCGGGTTTTTCTAACATCAACCTCGACCTCATCTTTGGCACTCCCGGACAAAGCCAGGAAGTCTGGTTCGACAACTTAAAAAAGACAATCGAGTTAGAACCGAATCACATCTCCGCCTACTGTCTAACCTACGAAGAGGACACGGAGTTTTTTCGCCGCTTTCAAAGTGGCGAGTTGCAGCAGGATGAGAACGCCGACGCTGATCTCTACGAGGGAAGCATCGCGATGTTAGAAGCCGCTGGCTACGTTCAGTACGAGACCTCGAACTACGCGCGCCCTGGATTCGAGTGTGAGCATAATCTGGCCTATTGGTTAGGATACGATTATCTCGGGCTGGGCCCCAGTGCGTTCTCCACGGTCGGCAGTGCGCGCTGGAAAAATCTCCCCGACACCACGGCTTACTGCCAGCTCATCGAAAGCTGCGGAGAGGCGAAGTCTTTCCATGAATCCGTCACGCCCGAGATTCGTCACAGCGAGCTAGTCGCATTCGGGTTGCGCACGAATCGCGGCGTTTCGATGTTAGGACTTCCCCTGCCGCAGATCGCGCGCCTAACCGCAGATGGGTTTCTAACTCAAATGGAAGATCGCGTCTTCCTAACCAAACAAGGCCGGCTCGTCGCCGACAGCGTGGCCGAGCTGCTTATCTAA
- a CDS encoding NAD(P)/FAD-dependent oxidoreductase, translating into MAFQFDVIIVGAGPAGSVCATVCARQGMRVLVIDREKFPRDKVCGDCLNPAAWKVLQRLGIDERIRSLPHSPLKKVQIATINDRVFDFPLHGGEAGEIGIRRRELDLTLIQMARAAGAAFLENTAVTSVQGNWQIEAGGRHFTAKTLVAADGRNSTVARLLGMMPAQQKDRVGIQTHVPLASHQFNSVRMQLHPEGYSGGASIGDNLWNLCLVARGENIEALKQRATKLWKLPSNLHWRSLTPLSRRPLPAAKGSLFLVGDAARVVEPFTGEGIYYALASGELAGQNITQPDVYRKKHAELYRGRLWVNQLAKWAVLHPVATSWALENLPAERILSHLTAKVTAPVVKTPSNPSRRRDFRPSGAPRAGLPADYPFQDAHVPRAMVPFPPQNDVHTP; encoded by the coding sequence ATGGCTTTTCAATTCGACGTCATCATCGTGGGAGCGGGACCGGCGGGCTCGGTTTGCGCCACCGTCTGCGCGCGCCAGGGCATGAGAGTCCTCGTGATTGATCGTGAAAAATTTCCCCGCGACAAGGTCTGCGGCGACTGCCTGAATCCCGCCGCCTGGAAAGTGTTACAGCGCCTCGGCATCGACGAACGCATTCGTTCCCTGCCCCATTCGCCTCTGAAAAAGGTGCAGATTGCTACGATCAACGACCGCGTTTTCGATTTCCCGCTGCATGGCGGCGAGGCGGGCGAGATCGGCATTCGGCGACGCGAGCTGGACCTGACTTTGATTCAAATGGCGCGTGCTGCCGGTGCGGCGTTTCTGGAAAACACAGCGGTGACTTCCGTCCAGGGGAACTGGCAGATCGAGGCGGGCGGCCGGCATTTCACCGCAAAGACGCTCGTCGCCGCAGACGGACGCAACTCGACCGTGGCCCGGCTCCTCGGGATGATGCCCGCGCAGCAAAAAGACCGCGTCGGCATCCAGACGCACGTGCCGCTCGCGTCGCATCAATTCAACTCGGTTCGCATGCAACTCCACCCCGAGGGTTACAGCGGCGGCGCGAGCATCGGGGACAACCTTTGGAATCTCTGCCTAGTCGCCCGTGGCGAAAACATCGAGGCGCTCAAGCAGCGGGCCACGAAACTCTGGAAGCTCCCGTCGAACTTGCACTGGCGCAGCCTGACTCCACTCAGCCGCCGCCCGCTCCCTGCTGCGAAGGGCTCCCTATTTCTCGTCGGCGACGCCGCCCGCGTGGTGGAGCCTTTCACCGGCGAGGGAATTTATTACGCCCTCGCGAGTGGCGAACTGGCCGGACAAAACATCACGCAGCCCGACGTTTACCGGAAAAAGCACGCCGAGCTTTATCGCGGTCGCCTCTGGGTCAATCAGCTTGCGAAATGGGCCGTGCTGCACCCAGTCGCCACGAGCTGGGCTCTGGAAAACCTCCCCGCTGAGCGGATTCTCAGTCACCTCACTGCCAAAGTGACCGCTCCTGTCGTGAAAACGCCTAGTAACCCGTCTCGCCGCCGCGATTTCCGCCCTTCTGGGGCACCTCGTGCGGGGCTTCCTGCTGACTACCCTTTTCAGGATGCCCATGTTCCTCGTGCAATGGTGCCGTTTCCTCCGCAGAATGACGTTCACACGCCGTAA
- a CDS encoding ABC transporter permease, translated as MKRSDIFRMALSSLGANKLRSALTMLGITIGVFSVIGVMTAISALQGSIESGLSFLGSNIFQFSRTPVFHGNDNEKYRNRPNISYAQGVQFARLMSDKTDVVCLKIFKGGVAATYGGRKTNPNQQLVGTNEYFLQANSQTIGEGRMISAGDVDMARAVIVIGGDLRDKLFPNETPLAKTLRISGKNYQVVGVFETKGSGFGGSNDNTCAIPITRFFADFGESSRSLNISVQSQTQATYDATLGHAVGLMRKVRGLRVEDPDNFDIYSNDSLTAAFTQVAGTIRIGAFVISGIALIAAGVGIMNIMLVSVTERTKEIGVRKSLGARRGDILGQFLLESLFISELGGLAGIILGAVGGNGLALLLKASVFFPWGWAIVGLIVCSAIGIGFGMYPAHKAAALDPVDALRFE; from the coding sequence ATGAAACGCTCCGACATCTTTCGCATGGCGCTCAGTTCCCTCGGCGCGAACAAACTCCGCTCGGCGCTCACCATGCTCGGCATTACGATCGGCGTTTTCTCCGTGATTGGCGTGATGACCGCGATTTCCGCGCTCCAGGGCAGCATCGAGAGCGGCCTCAGTTTCCTCGGTTCGAACATTTTCCAATTCTCCCGCACGCCCGTCTTCCACGGGAACGACAATGAGAAATATCGCAACCGGCCCAACATCAGCTACGCGCAGGGCGTGCAGTTTGCGCGGCTGATGAGCGACAAGACGGACGTGGTCTGCCTGAAGATTTTCAAGGGGGGCGTCGCGGCGACTTACGGCGGGCGCAAGACGAATCCCAACCAGCAACTCGTGGGGACGAACGAGTATTTTCTCCAGGCGAACAGCCAGACAATCGGCGAGGGGCGGATGATCAGCGCCGGCGATGTGGACATGGCGCGCGCGGTGATCGTGATCGGCGGCGACCTGCGCGATAAATTGTTTCCCAACGAGACTCCGCTGGCCAAAACCCTGCGCATCAGCGGGAAGAATTATCAGGTCGTCGGCGTTTTCGAGACCAAAGGCTCCGGCTTCGGCGGCTCGAACGACAACACCTGCGCCATCCCGATCACGCGGTTCTTCGCGGACTTCGGCGAAAGCTCGCGGAGTCTGAACATTTCCGTCCAATCCCAAACCCAGGCGACCTACGACGCCACCCTCGGGCACGCCGTCGGGCTCATGCGCAAAGTCCGCGGCCTGCGCGTGGAAGACCCCGACAACTTCGATATTTATTCCAACGACTCGCTCACCGCCGCCTTCACGCAGGTCGCGGGTACCATTCGTATCGGGGCCTTTGTCATCAGCGGCATCGCCCTGATTGCAGCCGGAGTCGGCATCATGAACATCATGCTCGTCAGCGTGACCGAGCGAACCAAGGAAATCGGCGTCCGCAAGTCCCTCGGGGCGCGGCGAGGGGACATTCTCGGGCAATTTCTCCTCGAGAGCCTCTTCATTTCCGAACTGGGCGGCTTGGCTGGGATCATTCTCGGGGCGGTCGGCGGCAATGGACTCGCGCTGCTCCTGAAGGCGTCCGTCTTTTTTCCCTGGGGCTGGGCGATCGTGGGTTTGATCGTTTGCAGCGCCATCGGGATCGGCTTCGGAATGTATCCCGCGCACAAGGCCGCCGCCCTCGACCCGGTGGACGCGCTGCGGTTTGAGTAA
- a CDS encoding ABC transporter permease: MHRLIYELGESLRIAWTQILANRTRSSLTALGVVIGIIAVTLMGTAINGIDTGFDRSLSLLGDDVLYVTKTPWGPSEDFALFRNRRKISTDYAAQINRIIADTPNTLLELAVPAPVVFKTVSRGGRKVDTVYTLGTTNDFTRTSTTECERGRFITEAESRGAISVCVIGLDIATSLFPSENPIGETIEVGNHLFRIVGVFAKQGSFLGLFSWDQQVVIPVGALKKYFVADEDAAIRVKVKSKLRLLEAKEELTGIMRRIRGLLPEKRDDFSLNEQQAFRSTIGPIKTGIALAGIFITGLSLFVGAIGIMNITFVSVKERTREIGTRKALGARRSSILMQFLIEAVTICLIGGLIGIVLSGAAFIGLSSAVPSFPVSFSFGLTFIALLVSVLTGIVSGFAPAWSASRLDPIDALRYE; the protein is encoded by the coding sequence ATGCACCGTCTGATTTACGAACTGGGCGAAAGCCTGCGCATCGCCTGGACACAAATCCTCGCGAACCGCACCCGCTCCTCCCTCACCGCGCTCGGCGTCGTCATCGGCATCATCGCCGTCACCCTCATGGGCACTGCGATCAACGGGATCGATACCGGGTTCGACCGTTCGCTCTCCCTCCTCGGCGACGACGTGCTCTACGTCACAAAAACACCGTGGGGCCCGAGCGAGGACTTCGCCCTGTTTCGCAACCGCCGGAAGATCAGCACCGACTACGCGGCCCAGATCAACCGCATCATCGCCGACACGCCCAACACTCTGCTCGAACTCGCCGTTCCCGCGCCCGTCGTTTTCAAAACCGTCTCCCGTGGCGGACGCAAAGTGGACACGGTTTACACCCTCGGCACCACGAACGACTTCACCCGCACCTCCACGACCGAGTGCGAACGCGGACGTTTCATCACCGAGGCCGAGTCGCGCGGGGCGATCTCCGTTTGCGTGATCGGGCTCGACATCGCGACGTCGCTTTTCCCCTCGGAAAACCCCATCGGCGAGACCATCGAAGTGGGCAACCATCTGTTTCGCATCGTCGGCGTTTTCGCGAAGCAAGGCTCCTTCCTCGGGCTGTTTTCGTGGGACCAGCAGGTCGTGATCCCGGTCGGCGCGCTTAAGAAATACTTCGTGGCCGACGAGGACGCCGCCATTCGGGTGAAAGTGAAATCCAAGCTGCGGCTCCTGGAGGCGAAGGAGGAATTGACTGGCATCATGCGGCGCATTCGCGGGTTGTTGCCGGAGAAACGCGACGATTTTTCGCTCAACGAGCAGCAGGCGTTTCGCAGCACGATCGGCCCGATCAAGACCGGCATCGCCCTGGCGGGCATCTTCATTACCGGGCTGTCGCTCTTCGTCGGCGCAATCGGGATCATGAACATCACCTTTGTCAGCGTGAAGGAGCGGACGCGCGAAATCGGCACCCGCAAGGCGCTCGGCGCGCGCCGGAGTTCCATCCTGATGCAGTTTTTGATCGAGGCCGTGACCATTTGCCTGATCGGCGGTCTCATCGGGATCGTGCTCTCGGGCGCGGCGTTCATCGGGCTCTCGTCGGCCGTCCCGAGCTTCCCCGTGAGCTTCTCGTTTGGGCTGACTTTCATCGCCCTGCTGGTCTCAGTGCTCACGGGGATCGTCTCGGGTTTTGCGCCCGCGTGGTCGGCGTCGCGGTTGGACCCCATCGATGCGTTGAGGTATGAGTAA
- a CDS encoding ABC transporter ATP-binding protein yields MGDTTIKALRGVNLRIHRNEYLAIMGPSGSGKSTLMNMLGCLDTPSAGHYEFSGKNVAAMTDDDLATIRNREIGFVFQTFNLLPRSTSLANVELPLVYAGISREERSKRAAATLTSVGLGERMHHKPNELSGGQRQRVAIARALVNSPSIILADEPTGNLDSKTGEEIMALFETLYQAGNTIIVVTHEEDIAQHARRVVRLRDGLIESDIPI; encoded by the coding sequence ATGGGCGACACCACCATCAAGGCCCTGCGCGGGGTCAATCTACGCATTCATCGCAACGAATACCTCGCCATCATGGGCCCGTCGGGCTCCGGCAAATCGACTTTGATGAATATGCTCGGCTGCCTCGACACCCCCAGTGCGGGCCACTACGAGTTCTCTGGGAAAAACGTCGCCGCCATGACCGATGACGACCTCGCCACCATCCGCAACCGCGAGATCGGCTTCGTCTTCCAGACCTTCAACCTCCTCCCGCGCTCCACCAGCCTCGCCAACGTCGAGCTGCCCCTCGTCTATGCCGGCATCAGCCGCGAGGAACGCTCGAAGCGCGCCGCCGCCACCCTCACCTCGGTCGGATTGGGCGAGCGAATGCACCATAAACCGAACGAACTTTCCGGCGGGCAGCGTCAGCGCGTCGCCATTGCCCGCGCCCTCGTCAATAGCCCCTCGATCATCCTCGCCGACGAGCCCACGGGCAACCTCGACAGCAAGACCGGGGAGGAAATCATGGCGCTCTTCGAGACCCTTTACCAAGCTGGGAACACCATCATCGTCGTCACGCACGAGGAAGACATCGCCCAGCACGCCCGGCGCGTCGTGCGGCTACGCGACGGCCTCATCGAGAGCGACATCCCGATTTAA
- a CDS encoding efflux RND transporter periplasmic adaptor subunit produces the protein MPDSALTPPAAPPKNRRRWLWITAVILFLIIGGVLFGRKKEKTIEVTTEKVGRRDVTQVVSATGKIQPALEVKISAEVAGEIIELPVIEGQTVKKGDLIVKIKPDVYQAQVEQQEAALDSARADNLQRKAQLLKAEQDLRRQKALFDKKIASDSEIADAQTNRDVAEASYNASTFNIKRAEGQLSQIREELVKTSIYAPTDGAISLLTSKLGERVVATAQFAGTEIMRVANLDDMEVRANVNENDVVTIHLGDPVRISIDAYPDRTFSGIVKHVASSATVTAEKTTEEVTNFEVKIQIIAPGVALRPGMSATADIQVASVKNVLTVPIQSVTVRTRDEGKSMTEINEKRDAEQKQAGSSTTDTGRSDREKLQRVVFLKNGGKAVMKKVVTGLSDNSYIEIKAGLTGGEEIISGSYGAISRELKDGSSVTIEKPKKDESK, from the coding sequence ATGCCCGATTCCGCCCTAACTCCCCCCGCAGCCCCTCCGAAAAATCGCCGGCGCTGGCTCTGGATCACAGCAGTCATTCTCTTTTTAATCATCGGCGGCGTCCTATTTGGGCGCAAAAAAGAGAAAACCATCGAAGTCACCACCGAGAAAGTCGGCCGCCGCGATGTCACCCAAGTCGTTTCCGCCACGGGAAAGATCCAGCCGGCCCTCGAAGTCAAAATCTCCGCCGAGGTCGCAGGCGAGATCATTGAATTGCCCGTGATCGAGGGGCAGACGGTGAAAAAAGGCGACCTCATCGTCAAGATCAAGCCCGACGTTTACCAAGCCCAGGTCGAGCAGCAGGAGGCCGCGCTCGACTCCGCCCGCGCCGACAATCTCCAGCGCAAGGCCCAGCTCTTGAAGGCCGAGCAGGACCTGCGGCGGCAGAAGGCGCTCTTCGACAAAAAGATCGCCTCCGACAGTGAAATCGCCGACGCGCAGACCAATCGCGATGTCGCCGAGGCCAGTTACAACGCTTCCACCTTCAACATCAAACGCGCCGAGGGTCAGCTTTCGCAGATTCGCGAGGAACTCGTCAAAACCAGCATCTACGCGCCCACCGACGGGGCCATTTCGCTCCTCACCAGCAAGCTGGGCGAACGCGTCGTCGCCACCGCGCAGTTTGCGGGCACCGAAATCATGCGCGTCGCCAACCTCGACGACATGGAAGTCCGCGCCAACGTCAACGAGAACGACGTCGTCACCATTCACCTCGGCGACCCGGTGCGGATCAGCATCGACGCCTACCCCGACCGGACTTTCAGTGGAATCGTGAAGCACGTCGCCAGCTCGGCGACCGTCACCGCGGAGAAAACCACCGAGGAAGTCACCAATTTCGAGGTCAAAATCCAGATCATTGCCCCCGGCGTCGCGCTCCGGCCCGGCATGAGCGCCACCGCCGACATCCAGGTCGCCAGCGTGAAAAACGTCCTCACGGTCCCGATCCAAAGCGTCACCGTTCGCACCCGCGACGAGGGCAAAAGCATGACCGAGATCAACGAAAAACGCGACGCCGAGCAGAAGCAGGCCGGCAGTTCCACCACCGACACCGGGCGTTCCGACCGGGAGAAACTGCAGCGCGTCGTCTTCCTCAAGAACGGCGGGAAAGCCGTCATGAAAAAAGTCGTCACCGGCCTGAGCGACAACAGTTACATCGAAATCAAAGCCGGACTCACCGGCGGCGAGGAAATCATCAGCGGCAGCTACGGAGCGATCAGTCGCGAGCTCAAAGATGGCAGCTCTGTGACCATCGAGAAACCGAAGAAAGACGAATCCAAATAG
- a CDS encoding MBL fold metallo-hydrolase, whose translation MISTSLKFWGVRGSIPTPGPETVGIGGNTSCVEVRVGKEIIILDAGTGIRPLGLSLAKEFAGVPMNLTLLISHTHWDHIQGFPFFMPVYSPANKVHIRGYEGARARFSSILLAQMESPYFPVEMTRLPANIDIEELKEFDFHVGDIPVRAKLLNHPGVCAGYRIETPGGAIAYLPDNEPQVHLRKIQQRRGVEVSAETMARSERNDADLVEFIRGAKVLIIDSHYTSEEYPHHMAWGHADAETVTRIAMEAGVERLFLFHHNPEHDDAQVAAKAKACQKVAKGSGLIVEAAVEGASLKWSSPAKIYSRV comes from the coding sequence ATGATCTCCACTTCACTCAAATTCTGGGGAGTGCGCGGCTCCATCCCCACGCCCGGCCCGGAAACCGTCGGCATCGGCGGCAACACCTCGTGCGTCGAAGTGCGGGTCGGCAAGGAAATCATCATTCTCGACGCCGGGACGGGGATTCGCCCGCTCGGGCTGAGCCTGGCGAAGGAATTTGCGGGCGTGCCGATGAATCTGACGCTCCTCATTTCCCACACGCACTGGGATCACATCCAGGGGTTTCCGTTTTTCATGCCAGTCTATTCGCCTGCAAACAAAGTCCATATTCGCGGTTACGAAGGAGCGCGAGCCCGGTTTTCCTCGATCTTGCTCGCGCAAATGGAAAGCCCGTATTTCCCCGTCGAAATGACCCGACTCCCGGCGAACATCGACATCGAGGAGCTGAAGGAGTTCGATTTCCATGTGGGCGACATCCCGGTGCGAGCGAAATTGTTAAACCATCCCGGCGTCTGCGCGGGCTACCGGATCGAGACTCCGGGTGGCGCGATCGCCTATCTGCCCGACAACGAGCCGCAGGTGCATCTTCGGAAAATTCAGCAGCGGCGCGGGGTCGAGGTCAGCGCCGAAACGATGGCCCGGTCGGAGCGGAATGATGCCGATCTCGTGGAATTTATTCGTGGCGCGAAGGTGCTCATCATCGACTCGCATTACACGAGCGAGGAATATCCGCATCACATGGCCTGGGGCCACGCCGACGCGGAAACGGTGACTCGCATCGCCATGGAGGCCGGCGTCGAGCGGCTATTTTTGTTTCATCACAACCCCGAGCACGACGACGCGCAGGTCGCGGCCAAGGCGAAGGCGTGCCAGAAAGTGGCGAAGGGTAGCGGGTTAATCGTCGAAGCCGCTGTCGAGGGAGCGAGCTTGAAATGGTCGTCGCCCGCTAAAATTTACAGTCGAGTTTGA
- the aat gene encoding leucyl/phenylalanyl-tRNA--protein transferase — translation MISSDLLLQAYSQGVFPMSMENGEIGWFSPDPRGIIPLDTFHVPHGLARTLKKHPFTIRFDHDFETVMRACAEREDTWISEEIIASYVALHRLGHAHSVEAWSENGLAGGLYGVCLSGAFFGESMFHTETDASKVALVALVDHLRERSFMLLDTQWITPHLAKFGALEVSKKAYLARLQSALKLDCKF, via the coding sequence GTGATCTCCTCCGATCTCCTCCTGCAAGCCTACTCGCAGGGCGTTTTCCCGATGAGCATGGAAAACGGGGAGATCGGCTGGTTTTCGCCCGACCCGCGCGGAATCATTCCGCTGGACACATTTCACGTCCCGCATGGGCTGGCCCGGACGCTGAAAAAGCATCCGTTCACCATTCGCTTCGATCACGATTTCGAGACAGTGATGCGAGCCTGCGCCGAGCGCGAGGACACGTGGATCAGTGAGGAAATCATCGCGAGTTACGTCGCCTTGCACCGGTTGGGCCACGCGCATTCCGTCGAAGCCTGGAGCGAAAATGGCCTCGCCGGAGGACTTTATGGCGTCTGTCTGAGCGGGGCATTTTTCGGCGAATCGATGTTTCACACCGAGACCGATGCCTCGAAAGTGGCTCTCGTCGCCTTGGTCGATCACCTCCGCGAGCGGAGTTTCATGCTGCTCGACACGCAATGGATCACGCCGCATCTGGCGAAGTTTGGCGCTCTGGAAGTGTCGAAAAAAGCCTATCTCGCCCGGCTCCAGAGTGCGCTCAAACTCGACTGTAAATTTTAG
- a CDS encoding CNNM domain-containing protein, translating to MIWLALAICLLVSFLFAGVEAGLLSINPVRLSHNVRKKAPGALRLQALLLHPQRLLITVLLVTNLLKIWALVLITQLLRQKIGNWGYPVAFLIAIPVFVVLLEMLPKSLFRRFPYRLLAPLSEIIRAVYWLLSPVIWLLTWVGKLFFRNEDPRDLFIARDELKDLTSEVEKSGSLDPAERAMIHNVVDFRAVRGRDVMIPMDRVASVKPETPVTELLAIAKEKGWDRFPVIASDGQIIGLVRSFEVLLDGRLHTSAQHHLRRIINVRADEPATQIIRKLRAARMSLAAVLDENNRPVGVVRPEDLIDRLINVNVGSAQSHSPARTAAT from the coding sequence ATGATCTGGCTCGCGCTCGCCATTTGCCTGCTTGTGTCGTTTCTTTTCGCAGGCGTCGAGGCCGGCTTGCTCTCGATCAACCCCGTGCGGCTCAGCCACAACGTCCGCAAAAAAGCCCCCGGCGCGCTTCGGCTCCAGGCCTTGCTGCTCCATCCGCAGCGCCTTCTGATCACCGTCCTGCTCGTCACGAATTTACTGAAAATTTGGGCCCTCGTCCTCATCACGCAACTTCTACGCCAAAAAATCGGCAACTGGGGCTATCCCGTCGCGTTTCTCATCGCCATCCCGGTCTTCGTCGTGCTCTTGGAAATGCTGCCGAAGTCGCTCTTTCGCCGGTTTCCGTATCGTCTGCTCGCGCCGCTTTCGGAAATTATCCGCGCGGTTTACTGGCTGCTTTCGCCAGTCATCTGGCTGCTCACTTGGGTGGGAAAACTCTTTTTTCGAAACGAAGACCCGCGCGATCTATTCATCGCCCGCGACGAGTTGAAAGACCTCACCAGCGAAGTGGAAAAGAGCGGTTCGCTGGATCCTGCCGAGCGCGCAATGATCCACAACGTCGTCGATTTTCGAGCCGTCCGTGGTCGCGATGTCATGATCCCGATGGACCGCGTCGCCTCGGTAAAGCCCGAGACGCCCGTGACCGAACTTCTCGCCATCGCCAAGGAAAAGGGCTGGGACCGTTTCCCCGTCATCGCGTCCGACGGGCAGATCATCGGCCTCGTTCGCTCGTTCGAGGTGCTGCTCGACGGCCGCCTCCACACCAGCGCGCAACATCATTTGCGCCGGATCATCAACGTCCGCGCCGACGAGCCCGCGACGCAGATTATTCGCAAGCTCCGCGCCGCCCGCATGTCGCTCGCCGCCGTCCTCGACGAAAATAATCGTCCCGTCGGCGTCGTGCGCCCCGAGGACTTGATTGACCGACTCATCAACGTCAACGTAGGCTCCGCGCAATCTCACAGCCCTGCCCGGACGGCGGCGACTTAA